A window of Fundidesulfovibrio putealis DSM 16056 genomic DNA:
CTGGACACCGTGTCCCAGGTAACCGGCGTGTCCAAAGAGAATCTGGTCAAGGTCTACGATGCCTTCGCCGCCACCGGCAAGCCCGACAAGGCCGGTACCATCCTCTACGCGCTGGGATGGACCCAGCACACCGTGGGCGTGCAGAACATCCGTCTGGCGGGCATCGTGCAGCTGCTCCTGGGCAACTTCGGCGTGGCGGGCGGCGGCATCAACGCCCTGCGCGGCGAGCCCAACGTGCAGGGCTCCACGGACCACGCCCTGCTCTACGGCTACATCCCCGGCTACCACAACGCCCCCATCGCCACCTGGAAGACCCTTGACGAGTACATGTTGGCCAACACCCCGGTTACCGCAGACCCCAAGAGCGTGAACTGGTGGAGCAACCGGCCCAAATACGTGACCAGCCTGCTCAAGGGCTGGTTCGGCGACAATGCCACCAAGGAAAACGACTTCTGCTACTCGCTGTTGCCGAAGCTCGATCCCGGCATGGACTGCTCGCACCTGTTCCTGTTCGACCGCATGTACCAGGGCAAGATAAAGGGCGGCTTCATCTTCGGGCACAACCCCTGCCAGAGCTTCCCCAACTCCAACAAGGTCCGCAAGGCCGTTGACAATCTGGACTGGCTGGTGGTTGGCGAGGTGTTCCACAACGAGACCACCGACAACTGGCGCAGGCCTGGGGCCGATCCCAAGAAGTGCAAGACTGAAATCTTCCTGCTCCCCTCGGCCTACCGGGCGGAAAAGGAAGGCACCATCTCCAACTCCGGCCGCTGGCACATGTGGCACTACAAGGCCATCGAGCCCCTGGGCCAGAGCCGCAGCATGGGCGACATGTTCGTGCAGATCATGGGGCGCGTGCGCAAGCTCTATGCCCAGGACAAGACCAAGAAGGGCCCGCTGTCCGACCAGATCCTCAAGCACGAGCTGCCCGAGAAGTTCGTTGCCGAAGAAATAACCAAGAAGATCAACGGCTACTTCACCAAAGACACCAAGATCGGCGACAAGGAATACAAGAAGGGCCAGCTGGTTCCCGGCTTCGCCAACCTTCAGGTTGACGGTTCCACCTCAAGCCTGAACTGGCTGTACTGCGGCGGCTACACCGAGGCCGAGGGCAACTTGGCCAAGCGCCGCGACCTGACCCAGACCCCAATGCAGGCCAAGATACACCTGTATCCCAAGTTCGCCTGGGCCTGGCCCATGAACCGCCGGGTGCTCTACAACCGCGCCTCGGTCGATATGAACGGCGTCCCCTACAACCCAGAGAAGGCGGTCATCGCCTGGCAGGACGGCAAGTGGGTGGGCGACGTGCCCGACGGCCCCGCCGCGCCCATGGCCATGGAAGGCGGCAAGTACCCCTTCATCATGTGCACGGACGGCCACGGACAGCTCTACGGCCCCGGCCGTGAGGACGGGCCCCTGCCCGAGCACTACGAACCGGCGGAGACCCCGCTCACCAAGAACCCGTTCTCGGGCCAGATGAACAACCCCTGCATGAAGACCGTCAGCGGCAGCGAGTTCGACAAGCTCTGCGCCAACGGCGACCCCCGCTTCCCCATCGTGCTGACCACCTACTGCATGACCGAGCACTGGTGTTCCGGCTCCGAGACCCGCAACGGCCCGGCCCTGCTGGAAGCCGAACCGCAGCAGTACGTGGAGATGAGCCCGCAGCTGGCCCAGGAAAAGGGCGTCAAGAACGGCGACGTGGTCATCGTGGAGAGCCTGCGCGGCAGGGTGGAGGCCGTGGCCATGGTCACGGTGCGTATCCGCCCCTTCACCGTCATGGGCAAGACCGTGCATCTGGTGGGCATGCCCTTCGCCTTCGGCTGGACCAAGCCCAAATGCGGCGACGCAGTGAACAGGCTGACCACCTCGGTTGGTGATCCCAACACCACCATTCCGGAGTACAAGGCCTGCCTCGTGAACCTGCGCAAGGCCGACAAGGTGACAGAACTGTAGCCGGGCAACGACAGGCCAACGGGCGGGCGCGCCCATGCTGACCAGCGCGCCCGCCCGTCAAACAACGAGGCCGGTCACAGACCGAAGGCTATCCCGAAGATGACAAGGAGCGAGACCATGCCCAAGGCAATACTCATAGACACCACGCGCTGCACCGCCTGCCGGGGCTGCCAGGTGGGCTGCAAGGAGTGGAAGAACTTCCCGGCCATTCCCACCAAACAGCTCGGAACACACCAGAACCCGCCCGACCTGACGCACTACAACTTCAAGCTGGTGCGCTTCAGCGAGCATCTGGATGGCGACACCGTCCAGTGGTACTTCTTCCCGGACGCCTGCCGCCATTGCGTGGACGCGCCGTGCAAGAACGTCTCCACGGTGGAAGGGGCCATCATCCAGGACAAGGCCACCGGAGCGATCCTCTACACGGACAAGACCGCCAAGGAAGACTTCAAGACCATCAAGGATTCCTGCCCCTACGACATCCCCAGGCAGGACCCCAAGACCAAGCAGATCGTCAAATGCGACATGTGCATCGACCGCGTGCAGGCCAACCTGCTGCCCATGTGCGTGAAAAGCTGCGCCATGGGGGCCATGAGCTTCGGCGAACGCGCCGACATCCTCAAGCAGGCCGGTGAGCGTCTGGAAGCCGTGAAGAAGGACTTCCCCAAGGCGTCGCTCCTGAACAAGGACGACGTTTCGGTGATCTATCTGGTGGCCGACACGCCCGCCAAGTACCACAAGTTCGCCGTGGCCGACGCTTCTGATACCCTGATGACCCGCAAGAGCCTGCTGGCCGAGGCTATCGCCCCGCTGCGCAAGATCGTGCAGAGCATGCAGGGCTAGTGCGCGACGCGAGCTGAAAACACGAACCAAGGGGCCGCCCGGCGTCCCGGACGCCTGGCGGCCTTGTAAAAGCCTCATTCGTTTCTGTATTTCCAGACTTCAAGGAGTGAATCGCACATGCAGACCAGGTCACAAGCGGTATTTGCGGCCCCGCAGGGAATTGAAGCCGCCCTGGCCAGCGCCGAAGCGGCAATCCCGGCCCTTGTCGGACTGTTGGGAGCTTTTGGCCCGTTGCTGGTGGAGCGCGCCCGCCTGCGTGAGTCCGCTCCCGGCTGGGTCGGCTACCCGCCCGCCATCGATCCCGACCGCTTCAGCCAGGGCGCGTTCGTGCTGGCCGACAGCGGCTTCCAGGACATGAGCGAACATCTGCCCCAGGCCGCCGCAGCGCTGCTGCCGGTCATGGCCCGCTGCTTCCCGGCCCTGGCGCCCGAACTTACCGCCCTTGGCGCGGCCCTTAAGAGCGGGGCCATCACCCTGCAGCAGCTGGCCCTGGCCGGATTCGGCGAGTTCGGCGAGATTGACGAGCTGCCCGGCGTCAGCCCCCAGGCCCTTCATTTCGCCGCCGCCGAGATGGTGCGCCCCTTCGTGGAGCGCCAGGCCGTGGATCTGCTGGCCCTGGTGGCCGAGCTGCCCTGGCAGCACTCTGCCTGCCCGGTGTGCGGCGGGCCTCCCAACATGAGCGTGATGCGCCGGACCTGGGACCCCTCGGAGTTCATCCAGGCCCACGGCGGCCGCCGCTACCTGCGCTGCTCCTGCTGCTCCTCCGAGTGGACGCACAAGCGCGTCTCCTGCCCCGGCTGCGGGTGCGAAGAGCCCGACGAGCTGGCCGTGCTGCGGGACCCCGCCCGGCCCTTCGAGCGCGTGGACGCCTGCCGCCGCTGCAAGAGCTTCCTGCTCTGCCTGGACGCCGGGGAACTGGCCGAGACGCCCGACCCCGACGTGACCGCCCTGGCCATGAGCGCCCTGGAGGAGGCGGCCCGCAAGGAAGGCTTCTCCCCCCTGGCCGGGCATCCCTGGAGCGGGCTGCTGGCAGGAAAATGATTCTCCGGCCTTGATAACGGACGGCGGATTGCCCCGCAGCAATCCGCCGTCCGGGACCGACGCGGTCATCCGGTCTGCCGTCAGACGTTGGCGACCGGATTCTATCAATGTGTCCGGCGTCCCCGGGGCTTCCACTCATATTTGTTGCGCATAGGGACGGACCTCCCAAGCCGTCGCCGGGGCCGCCTTCCCCCACGGGCGGTCCCGGCAATCTCTTTTGCGGCAGACGCAGCTTGCAGAAGCCGGAAAGTCACAACTCTCGCCTTGAGCATTCCCCTCGTTCATCTATTTGGTCACAAAGCGTTGCACATGCTTGCAGGATTGATGTACTCATTTTTAAATTTCGACGGAGACGGCTGCAGCGGATTGTGACGAGTTGCACGCACCCTGCTTCAAGCAGGCGGACAACCCGGACCCGGCCAATTGCACTCGACCCCGGCCATGCGCAACCCGCACAGGATAGGATTCATGAATAAATTTAACCTTTCTAAGATCATGCGACTTGAAACGCTTGGCCTGTTGCCCATCGCAGTGATTGTCTTTGCGCTGCCGCAGCTCGTCATTTCCAATCCGCAAGATCTTTACATATATCCAAAGCTCTCGTCGTTTCTCACGTTCATATTCCAGGCCGCCATCCCACTGAGCATCTCGTTCATATCCGCCCGGGCCTACATCAACACCGGCCTGTCCAGCATAATGCTCCTCGGCAGCGGCTTGGCGTGCTACGGAACCGGCTCCATAATCACCAGCTACTGGATCAACGTCGACCCGATACGCAACGTCAACTTCACTGTCGCAGTACACAACTCCACAATATTTGCGGCTTCAGTTCTTTTGCTGGCCAGCAGCTTCTTCGTGACGAGCATGCGCCATTCCCCCAGCGCGCAGCGACATAGAACCTTCACGATCATCATGGCTTACTGCTGCGTTGCCGGGCTTGCCGCCCTGATCGCCGCAGCCGCGTACCATGGCCATTACCCCGTCTTTTTCGTCCAAGGCGCGGGGCCGACCCCGATTCGCGCCGTTGTCCTGCTGTGCTCCATGATTTTCATGTCCATCTCGGCATCCATCCTGATGCTGACGCACCTGAGCCTGAAGATTCCCTTTCTGTACTGGTATTCCCTGTCGCTGGCTCTTTTCGCACTTGGCATAGCGGGCATCTTCTTCCAGACGTCGTATGGCAGCCTGCTCAACTGGCTCGCCAGGTCCTCGCAATATCTGGGGGCGTTCTACCTCCTCGTCGCGGTGCTCGTCGCCAGGCAGGAGGCCCAGCGGGAAGGCGTGTCCATGTTCGATGTGTTCACCGCCCTGTTTGCGGCGGAGAGCGAACGCAATCGCCTCAACGAGGAGTTGCGCGTTAACGAGGAACGCCTCCATTTGTTCGTGCGGCACGCCCCGGCGGCGATCGCCATGTTCAACACCAACATGGAATACCTTGCGGCAAGCAATCGCTGGCTGACGGACTACCACCTCGACTCGGCCGACATCCTGGGGCGCAGCCACTACGAGGTGTTCCCCGAACTCCCGGAACGGTGGAGGGAGATTCATCGCAGATGTTTGGCCGGGGCGGTGGAACAGGCCGAAGCCGAGCGCTTCGAACGGCCCAACGGAACTGAACTCTGGATACGTTGGGAAATCCACCCCTGGAACACGGCCACGGGGGAGTCGGGCGGCATCATCATCTTCAGCGAGGACATCACCGAGCGCAAACGCCTGGAGGACTCACTGCTCCAGTCCCGGGAGGAGGCTCAGCAGCGCGCGGAGGAAATCCACCAGCGCGAGCAGGAGTTCCGCGCCCTGGCCGAAAACGCCCCGGACATCATCGCAAGATACGACAGGGAGCGCCGGTACATCTACGCCAACCCGGCCATCGCCGGGCTCAAGGGAGCCTCGCCCTCCCAGCTCATGGGCAAGCAAATCGGCTCCATGATGCCCCTGGAACTGCGCGAACGCCTTGAACTGGCCGTCGACGAGGTGTTTTCCACCCACGCGGACTACATGCTGGAGTGGGAATACGACACGATGGATGGCCGGAGGTATTTCCACACCCGCTTCACCCCCGAGTTCTCCAGGGGCGGGCAGGTTCATTCCGTCATGGAGATCGCCCGGGACATCACGGAACTCAAGCATCTGGAGATGGACCTGCGCCAGGCCAAGGAGGAGGCGGAAAAGGCCAACCGGGCCAAGAGCGACTTCCTGGCCAACATGAGCCACGAGATCAGGACCCCCATGAACGGCATCCTGGGCATGACGCAGCTGGCCCTGAAGCGGGACCTGCCGGAAGACGTCGCGGAGTTCCTGCGACTGGCCATGCAATCGGGGTTGTCACTCCTGGAAATAATCAACGACATCCTGGACATTTCCAAGATTGAGGCAGGCAAGGTGACCCTGGCGGAGGAGCCTTTCGACCTGGGCACGGTGATCGAATCCACACTGACGCCCATGAAGATCCTCGCACAGGACAAGGGGGTTTCCATCACCGTACGCACCGGGCCCGAAGTGCCTGACTGGGTCGTGGGGGATGCCGGACGGCTCCGCCAGATACTCACCAACGTGGTCGGCAACGCCGTGAAATTTACCCCCAAGGGCCACGTGACCATGACCGTCACCCGGACCGGACCGGAGGATGCGGAAAACACCAGGCTGCTGTTCGTCATCGAGGACGAGGGCATAGGCATCCCCCCCGACAAGCTTCCTTCCATTTTCAACAACTTCGAACAGATCACGTCATCCGCGCACATCAAATACGGCGGCACCGGCCTGGGCCTGGCCATATCCAAAGCGCTGGTGGGCATGATGGGCGGCTCCATCTGGGCTGAGAGCGAACCCGGCAAGGGCAGCGTCTTCTCCTTCGAGGCCGAGTTCGGGCGGGTCGAACCGGTCCCCAGGGACGAAACACCCGCGCCCCAGGACCAGGATTCCACCCCTGCGCTCAACATCCTCCTCGCGGAAGACAATCAGGTGAACAGTCTGTTCGCCACCTGCGTCCTGGAGAGCTGGGGGCATCAGGTCACTGCGGTGGAGGATGGCCGACAGGCCATCGAGAAGCTGAAGGACGGAGGGTTCGACTTGGTGCTCATGGACGTCCTCATGCCGGAGATGGGCGGCGAAGAGGCCACGGCGCTGATACGCTCGGGGCAGACATGCGACCCGCACGTGCCCATCGTGGCCCTGACCGCCTACGCCCTCCGGGGCGACCGGGAGCGCCTGCTGGCCGCCGGAATGGACGACTACATCTCAAAGCCCATCGACGCAGAGGAGTTCCGGCAGGTGGTGATGCGAATCGCCAAGAGGAAAACCGCCCCGGCACAGACCTGCGAACGATGAACTGCCAGGACGGCCCGGCAAGAAAAAGCCCCGGACGTGAACGTCCGGGGCTTTTTCTTGCAAAATATGGCGGAGAGGGCGGGATTCGAACCCGCGATACCGGTTTTGCCAGTATACTCCCTTAGCAGGGGAGCGCCTTCGGCCAGCTCGGCCACCTCTCCGCGAACCATTGCTCATAACTGCAACACACGCCATGGTCAAGGATCAAAATACCCCCTTCCACACGGACGGAAGGACTGGCTGACGCGACCAGGTCCTCCGCCTGCATCGTTCCGCTAACCGGACCATCCTGAGCCTTTTCCGCAGCCACCCCAGACCCCACCGGAACCATCGTTATCCATTGCGCCATCTTGATATCCAACCCATCTGCCCCTTTGACACCAAGGCCCGGCCTCGTTACATTTCCCGAATTCACCTACCATATAAGGAGCTGTTCGCGATGCACAAGTTCGCGCGCATGGAGCGCCTGCCCCCTTACGTCTTTGCCGTCGTCACCGAACTCAAGATGCAGATGCGCCGCCAGGGCGTGGACATCGTGGACCTGGGAATGGGTAACCCGGACATCCCCACCCCCAAGCACATCGTGGACAAGCTCATCGAGGCATCGCAGAAAGGCGTCAACCACCGCTATTCCGCATCCAAGGGCATCCCCGGCCTTCGCCTGGCCATGGCCAACTGGTACCTGCGCAACTACGGCGTGGAGCTGGACGCCGACCGCGAAGTGGTGGTCACCATGGGCGCGAAAGAGGGTCTGGCCCACCTGGCGCTGGTGATGCTCCAGCCCGGCGACGTGGTCTTCGCCACGGACCCGGCTTATCCGATCCATCCCTACGCCTCGGTGATCTCCGGCGCGGACGTGCGCCGCATCCCCCTGGGCAAAGGCCGCGACTTCTTCGAGGACCTGCTGAACGCCACCAAGCAGACCTGGCCCCAGCCCAAGCTCCTCATCATAAGCTATCCCCAGAACCCCACCGCCGAAATCGTGGACATCGCCTTCTTCGAGCGCATCGTCGAGTTCTGCAAAGAGCACGACATGCTGGTCATCCACGACTTCGCCTACGCGGACCTGTGCTTCGACGGCTACAAGGCGCCCAGTTTCCTGCAGGCCAAGGGCGCGAAAGACGTTGGCGTGGAGTTCTACTCGCTCTCCAAGAGCTACTCCATGGCGGGCTGGCGCGTGGGCTTCTGCTGCGGCAACCCGGACATGGTCTACGCCCTGACGCGCATCAAGAGCTACCTGGACTACGGCATCTTCCAGCCCATCCAGATCGCCGCAGCCGTGGCCCTGAACGGCCCCCAGGAGTGCGTGAAGGAAATCTGCGACATCTACCAGGACCGCCGTGACGCCCTGATCGAGGGGTTGCACCGCGCGGGCTGGGACGTTCCGCCGCCCAAGGCCACCATGTTCGTGTGGGCGCAGATACCCGAGGAGTTCCGCAAGATGGGCTCCGTGGAGTTCGCCAAGCTGCTGCTGAAGGAAGGCCATGTGGCCGTGTCGCCGGGCCTGGGCTTCGGCCACTTCGGCGACGACCACGTGCGCTTCGCCCTTGTGGAGAACCGCCACCGCATCAACCAGGCAGTGCGCGGCATCAAGAAAGCCCTGTCGGGGGGCGCGTGAGCGCCGCCCTTGCCGCACAGCCCGTCCGCCTGGGTCTGGCCGGATTCGGCACGGTAGGACAGGGCCTCGCCTCCATCCTGGCCGACAGCGCCGAGTGGATCGAGCGCCGCCTGGGCCGCCCCGTGGCGGTGACGGCCATGGCCGTGCGCGACCCGTCCAAGGTGCGCCCCACCCCCCTGCCCGCCGGGGCGCGCTTCGTGGCCGACCCGCTGGAACTGGCCGCCGCCGAGGACGTGGACATCGTGGTGGAGCTCATGGGCGGCCTGACCACCGCCTACGACCTGATCCGCCTGGCCCTGGCCTCGGGCAAGCACGTGGTCACGGCCAACAAGCACCTGCTGGCGGAAAAGGGCGAGGAGCTCTTCGCCCTGGCCGCGCAGAAGGGCGTTGGCCTGTACTACGAGGCCAGCGTGTGCGGGGGCATCCCCGTGGTGCAGACCCTCAAGGAGTCCCTGGCGGGCAACAGGATCATGGCCGTCACCGGCATCCTGAACGGCACGTCCAACTTCATCCTCTCGCGCATGACCTGCAAGGGCCTCTCCTACGGGGACGCCCTCAAGAAGGCCCAGAAGAAAGGCTTCGCCGAGGCCGACCCCACCCTGGACGTGGAAGGCTTCGACGCGGCCCACAAGCTCGTCGTGCTTATCCGCCTGGCCTACGGACAGGATTACCCGCTCAGCGCCCTGCCGGTGACCGGCATCACCCACGTCACGCCGCTGGACATCGCCTTCGCGCATGAGTTCGGCTGCGAGGTGAAGCTGATCGGCCAGGCCAAGGACATCGACGGCAAGATCATGGCCGGGGTGCACCCCATGCTCCTGTCCAAGAGCTACCTGCTGGCCCAGGTGCACGGGGCGTTCAACGCCGTGCGCATCGTGGGCGACGCCGTGGGCGCGGTGATGCTCTACGGACAGGGAGCGGGCGGACGCCCCACGGGCAGCGCGGTGCTGGCCGACATCATGGCCCTGGCGCGCGACGGCGCGGCCCCCAACAACACGGGCTTCCCCGAGAAGGTGCTGCCGCCCGCGCAGACCCTCCCCCCCGAGGAAGAGACCAGCCGCCGCTACTTCCGGTTCACCGTGGAGGACAAGCCCGGCGTGCTGGCCGCGCTGGCCAAGGCCCTGGGGGATGTGGGCATCTCCATCTACCAGGCCGTGCAGAAGGTTGCCCCGGACACGCAAGACGAGTCCGTGGTGCCCATCGTGTTCATGACCCACCACGCCAGACAGCGCGACGTGGACGCCGCTCTCGAGAAAATCAAGGCCTTTCCCTTCGTGAAGGCAGAGCCCGTGCATCTGCGGGTGCTTTAGGAATCGAGGAGCGCCCTCATTATGGACTCAGACGAGTCATGGTGCTAACATAAGAGAACCATTGTTTATATTTTAAAAAAACATATTCATGTTTTTCAAAAAGCCCTCTCTCCGACAACAAAAGGGCCGACGCATCAGCGTCGGCCCTTATATTTTCTCTCGCTCTCTACGCGAAGCGGTACAGGATTCCAAAGGAACGAAGTTCCTTTGGCCGCCGGAGGCATATTCTCTTTTCTTACCCCTTCCCGCACTCCGGACAGATTCCGTACAGGTACATCTTGTGCCGGGTGAGCTTGTAGCCGTGGCGGGCGGCCACCTCGGCCTGGAGCTTTTCGATGGTCTCGTCCAGCACTTCCACGTTCTTGCCGCAGTTCTCGCAGATCAGATGGTCGTGGTGGTCGTCGCCGTGCTGGCGCTCGTAGCGGGTGACGCCGTCGCCGAAGTCCACTTCCTTGGCGATGCCGGAGCCGGAGAGCAGCTTCAGGGTGCGGTACACTGTGGCCTGCCCGATGGACTTGTAGGAGGCCTTGACCCGCTCGTAGAGTTCCTCGGAGGTCATGTGGCCCTGCTGCTCCAGGAAGACGTCCAGGATGTGGCGCCGCTGAGGAGTCATCTTCAGCCGCGACTTGGCGGCGTACTCTTCAAAAAGGACATGGGGGTCTTGCATCAAGGGCTCCCGCGCAATTTTGGAGGACGTAGCCGGGATAAAGCTCCGTGTCAAACCTCGTGCATTGGCCCTTCCCGGCCCTCAATGGACGCCTTGCGCCGACAGGCCCAGACAGCGGGAAAACGGGACGCCGCACAAGACGCGCGGCAATCCGCGCCTGATCAAAACAGGGTGAGACCGAAGTCCTGCCCCATGGCGACGAACTCCTCGGGGTGGCGGGCCAGGAAGCGTTCCTCCCAGGCCAGCACGTGCTCTGCCAGGGACTGGAGCATGGCCGGTTCCACCTGCGGGAAGCGCTGCACGGTCTTCAGGAACTTCTCGCGGGTAAGCGTCATGGCCGTGGTCTCCTCCACGGCGCGCACGGTGAACAGGCTCCTGCCGCCCAGCACAAGGGCCAGCCCGCCCAGAGTGTCACCCTGCCCCAGGGTCTTTATGACCACGTCCCTGCCGTTGTCCTGCCTGCTGACTTCCACGCGCCCGCAGGTCAGGTAATGGAAGGCCTCGGCATGCTCGCCCTGGCGCAACAGGCAATCACCGGGAGCAAACGTCTCTGAGGTGCAGAGGTAGGCCAGCACCTTGCTCACGTCCAGGGGCACCCTGGAGTAGATGGGCAGGCCCCTGATGATGTCCAGGAAGCTGTCGTATCCGCAGGCGTTAGGCGTTTGATTTTGTTCCGTGGACGAGCTCATAGAGCATCCCCTTCCTGTCGATGAGTTCCTGATAGGAACCGGTTTCCACGATCTGTCCGGCCTTCATGACCGCGATCTTGTCGTAGCCCTTGATTGTGTCCAGCCTGTGCACCACGGCGATCACCGTGGAACGGCCCTTCCACTTGGAGTCCAGCAGGTTCTGGATTCGGGTCTGGGAGGCGTTGTCCAGGGCGGCGGTGGCCTCGTCCAGCAGCAGCAGCGGAGGTTCCTTCAGGAAGGCCCTGGCCAGGGCCACTTTCTGGCGCTGCCCGCCGGAGAGGCGGTCGCCGTGGGTGCCCACCTGGAACTCCAGCCCCAACTCCACGATGCGCTCCAGCATGTCCTGTTGGATGAGCAGGCGGATGATGGACTTGTTCACCCGGTCCAGCACCTTGGTGCTCTCGGTCTTCAGCTTGCCGAAGAGGATGTTGTCCAGAATGGTCTGGGCGTGGATGTAGTTGTCGCGCCGATAGAACGTGACCTTCTCCGGGGCGTGCTCGGCGATGCGCGCCATGAATCCGGCCCGGCCCTCCAGCAGCGCGCGCTCCGTGGTCGCAGGAAGGGCGGCGATGGTGTGGCGTCCCGGCGTGAAACGCAGCGCCAGATTGAGGAGCATGGCCCGCTCCTCGCCGCCCAGACCGTCGAATCCGGCCCCGGCCCGCTCCAGGCGCTCCGCCAGCTGGGAGTAGGCCTCGAACTCCTCCTGGAGCACGGGGGTCTGCTCGAAGAAGGAGGCGTCCGCGCCGGGCACGTTCTTCAAAATGTCCACGGTGCGAAGCGTCAGCTCGCGCCCAAGGCCCAGCAGGATGGGCTCGAGCCCGGCCTGCACCAGGAACTCCTTGAAGTCCGCGTTGTCGGTCAGGCGTTCAGGCAGATAGGATTCGTCGTTGGGGTTGCCGAAGATCAGATTGGCCGCCACCGAGGAATAGA
This region includes:
- a CDS encoding homoserine dehydrogenase, which codes for MSAALAAQPVRLGLAGFGTVGQGLASILADSAEWIERRLGRPVAVTAMAVRDPSKVRPTPLPAGARFVADPLELAAAEDVDIVVELMGGLTTAYDLIRLALASGKHVVTANKHLLAEKGEELFALAAQKGVGLYYEASVCGGIPVVQTLKESLAGNRIMAVTGILNGTSNFILSRMTCKGLSYGDALKKAQKKGFAEADPTLDVEGFDAAHKLVVLIRLAYGQDYPLSALPVTGITHVTPLDIAFAHEFGCEVKLIGQAKDIDGKIMAGVHPMLLSKSYLLAQVHGAFNAVRIVGDAVGAVMLYGQGAGGRPTGSAVLADIMALARDGAAPNNTGFPEKVLPPAQTLPPEEETSRRYFRFTVEDKPGVLAALAKALGDVGISIYQAVQKVAPDTQDESVVPIVFMTHHARQRDVDAALEKIKAFPFVKAEPVHLRVL
- a CDS encoding Fur family transcriptional regulator, with amino-acid sequence MQDPHVLFEEYAAKSRLKMTPQRRHILDVFLEQQGHMTSEELYERVKASYKSIGQATVYRTLKLLSGSGIAKEVDFGDGVTRYERQHGDDHHDHLICENCGKNVEVLDETIEKLQAEVAARHGYKLTRHKMYLYGICPECGKG
- a CDS encoding cyclic nucleotide-binding domain-containing protein encodes the protein MSSSTEQNQTPNACGYDSFLDIIRGLPIYSRVPLDVSKVLAYLCTSETFAPGDCLLRQGEHAEAFHYLTCGRVEVSRQDNGRDVVIKTLGQGDTLGGLALVLGGRSLFTVRAVEETTAMTLTREKFLKTVQRFPQVEPAMLQSLAEHVLAWEERFLARHPEEFVAMGQDFGLTLF